The DNA sequence CAATAATATGACAAAATATAACTAGTGTTCCATGTACAAATTTCAACTATTTATACCAATAAAACTACAGACCATGGCCACACAATATGATCACAAATTTATGCCTTGTCAACCTATATGGTATGCTatcatatcaaaaaaaaaaaattcaaccacTTCAGAAAGAACTTATGCGTCAATTTTCATCCATATTGCAGAATTACTGGATTTGAAGAAACTAATGAAACTCATTTAGAAATTTGCAGTCGACTAAAAAATGCAGTCCAGTATATTAAGCCTTTTGTTCTCTTAAGCTGCTCAAAAGTGGGAATGCAGattttattttgaagctgagaaGGCTGATTATACTAAGCTTCTTGTACTACTATTTTTattagtctttgttttgttgttGTATTCCCATTTAAAAGCGTTTCAGTTCTAAATGTTTATGGTCTGCACTGTGATGATCTACAGAATACACAAGGCGATACTCGTTTACTTCTCATAGACTCTTTTCATCAACATGTAGCTCAAATGGGAGGATCATGTCTAACATTGAATGCAGGTAAGCAgtttaatattcatataataaggAATATAATTTCTGCGATGAAGACAAAATGCTTATGCAGCAAATATAAGTTGGTCAAAGTGAAATTACTCTCTGAGAGGAGACTTTAGATCTGATCAGAGTATCAGACAGACAGACCTTATTAGACAATTTGACTTGGTCATTCTTTTTGCAAGTTGACTAATTTAGATTAGGATGAAGTGCATGTGTATACTATAAGTTGGTAGGGAATTTGTGAGTCAGCAGTCAGTTTCCTCAACCTCTAACTTCATCTTAGAGATTTCTTTCTCTGCAAATTAGTTATCTAAACAGAAcatctttcatttttatttcactTTCTATTTTCACTTCTGTATTCTGCTTTTGCAAAATGGCTGGAAGAAGAGAAGGACCAGCAGTGGGAATTGATCTGGGAACCATGTACTCATGTGTTGGAGTTTGGCAAGGCAGCCATGTCGAAATCATTGCCAATGATCATGGTAGCAGGACGACGCCATCTTGTGTGGCTTTTTCTGATACAGAAATTCTGATTGGTGATGCTGCACGCAACCAGGGTGGAATGAATCCTGATAACACCGTCTTCAGTAAGTACATTATGGCTTATGCTATGTTTTGTCCCATTTCTacaattattattcaatttttattcaAGCAAGCATAGCGACTCAGATGTGAAATCACCCAGACAGTGTTTTTCTTTGTTCATTTGTATATAGTTTTGCATAATGACATGTGTAATACAAgtagatttttgtttctctaTTGTTAAACTTGCTCAGAAAATGTCATGACCTAAGGAGTAATGATTTTGGCTAGTGTTTGACAGTGTATCCCATTGCCTATAGAATTTTTTATGAACCTGATGTTTCTTTCGTATTATTTTTGTTGCATAAAGGCGTTAAACGGTTAATAGGCAGAAAATTCAGCGACTTGAGTGTACAGAATGACATGAAATTTTGGCCCTTTAAAGTCATTTCTAATCATGGCGGAAAACCTATGGTCTTGGTCACCTATAAGGGGCAGGAGAAGAGGTTTTACGCGGAGGAACTCTCCTCAATGATTCTAATAAAGATGAAAGAAATTGTTGAGAAGTGTCTTGGATCAACTGTAAGAAATGCTGTTATTACTGTCCCAGCTTACTTTAATGACTCTCAGCGGAATGCAATTATAGATGCTGGAGTTATTTCTGGCATTAATGTAATACGCGTAATTTCTGAGCCAAGTGCAGCAGCAATTACATATGGTCTTGAAAAGAGGAAGGCGGATAGTAGTACAGGCGGTGAGAAAAATGTGCTTGTCTTCGATCTAGGTGGTAGTAATTGTAATGTTTCTCTTGTTGTAATTGAAGAGGGAATTTTTGAAGTAAGGGCTACCACTGGTGCCAGTCACCTTGGAGGAGAGGATTTTGTCCATCGGATGGTGAATCATTTTATTCGGGAGATCATGAGGAAGAACAAAAAGGACATAACTGGTAATGCTAAATCTATTAGAAGATTGAAAAATGCTTGTGAAAGGGCAAAGAGGACACTCTCTTCGGCTGCAATGACATCAATTGAGTTAGAATTTTTGTATGATGGTGTTAGTTTCTCTGAAAATATTTCTCGTGACAAATTTGAAGAGTTGAACATGGACCTCTTTAAAAGTTGTTTGGAGCTGGTCGAGAAGTGTTTGAGGGGTGGCAATATTGATAAGAGAAACATCCATGATGTGGTCCTTGTTGGTGGATCTACTCGAATTCCAAAAGTACAGCAGCTATTGAAAAACTTTTTTAACGGGAAGGAGCTCTGCATGAGTTTGAATCCTGATGAGGCTGTTGCAAATGGTGCAGCTGTGCTAGCTGCAATCCTTAGTGGCGAAGGCCACGAAGCTGTTCAGGACTTAATGCTGTTAGATGTCACTCCTCTATCCCTTGGGATCGGAACTAGTGGTGAAACAATGTCTGTCCTTATTCCAAAGAATACAACTATCCCCACTAAGAGGGAGCAAATTTTCTCAACCTCCATAGACAATCAGCTTGATGTGCTGATCGAAGTCTTTGAAGGCGAAAACCCAAATACCAAGGATAACAACTTGCTGGGAAAATTTGTACTCTCTGGCATTTCCCCTGCACCTAAGGGCGTCCCTCAGTTCACCGTTTGCTTTGACATTGATGCATATGGGAGGCTAAATGTGTCTGCCGAGGATAAGACTACAGGGAAGAAGATCAAGATAAAAGTAACCAATAACGAGGAGAGATTGTCGAAGGAAGAGCTTGAGAAGATGGTAAAAGAAGCTGAGAAGTACAGAGCAGAAGCTAAAGTGAACAAGAAAGCGACAGAGAAAAGGTATGCTTTTATTTCCCCGGGATTTTTTCCTTTCTGCAAATTAATTACTTTGACAGAAAAactctatatctttatatgagTTTTTATTTACACTATTATGCTTGATTTTATAGAATGGCTGGAAAAGGAGGACCTGCAATAGGACTTGATCTTGGAACCATGTACTCATGTGTTGGAGTTTGGGAAGGTAACCATGTCGAAATCATTGCCAATGATCATGGTAGCAGGATTACTCCTTCTTGTGTGGCTTTCTCTGATACTGAGGTTCTAATTGGTGATGCTGCATACAGCCAGGGTGGGATGAATCCTAATAATACTGTCTTTAGTAAGTACCAAGTGCACTATGCTATCATGCTATGCTTTGTATATGCCTAATCCAGGATCTGGTTTGTGTTTCATAATTGTGCATTTTAAGATAGTCAAAACAATAGAAAAACACGAcgtaagagcatcttcaacgggGTGTTAATATTTGGGTGTCaatattatcaaattattacGCTAATATTTTATCCTCTCTCTTCGATAGTACTTTTAGAACCTTTCTTACCAAAACTTACTTCAATGATTGGCACTCAAAGTTGCCAATCATTTagacaaatatattaataatagataTTAAGATACATTTATCTATTTTGAAAGGGCGTCAAAAGTTGACAACTTTACTTGGCACCACTTCAACGAAGAACCAACAAGAGTGTCATGCCACATCATGTCACATGTCACAatagcactcttcttaaaactCTCATCCGACTCattctaaatatacatatttcttaacattTGTCTTTTCACTTTGGAATCTAGTTTCACTGCTTcgaatatgtatataatttgttACTGTTGCATACATAGATCAGGATACCAATATACAAGCTGTTCAAGCATAGTGCAGCTACCTAAAGTAAAATCAcccattaatttttttgtgaaatttgttaGTTAATATATAGTTCTGTGCAATGTAACAGAGAATCACATTATAGCAGCAGTAGTAGTAAAGCTTGCTCGAACAAAAATCAGAACTAAAATAAATGACTACTGAAGATGATCCTATTTTAGACTATACAGCACAAGACTTTTTTAAGGTCTCTCACTGGTGTTTATGAGCTCCGGTGTAAAAGATGTGAAGTAGATGTAAAGAGAATAGATTATAGAAGGGCTGTTAAATGTCTTCGCCTCCCCTTCCCCGCTCCCAGTAAGATTCAAAGAAACACAGAGATCATAGTGGTTATGTTTGGGAacttaaatttcatttataattttggtTTTGATCAAATAACGTGTTTGGATAtatggtaaaaaaaataattagatttGGATTTCAGTTAAATACAAGGCATTGAAATACTAGTATAAATTTAAGGAtctgaaatgacaactcaaatcatttcatttgaaatccaacgTTCGGAATAAAATACATGTTCCCGATAGCAATTATTTATTCACTGATGttggtcttttcttttcttttcctttttttgcTTCAAAGGTGTTAAACGCTTGATTGGCAGAAAATTCAGCGACTCAAAAGTACTGGGTGATATAACATTTTGGCCATTTAAAGTAATCTCCGGTCCCCGTGAAAAGCCTGTGATCTTGGTCACCTATAAAGGTCAGCAGAAGCAGTTTCATGTAGAGGAAATATCCTCTATGATATTAATGAAGATGAAAGAAATTGCAGAGAATTATCTTGGATCAGTTGTTAGGGATGCTGTTATTACTGTCCCCGCTTACTTCAATGACTCTCAGCGCAATGCAACTGTAGATGCTGGAGTCATTGCAGGCCTTAATGTAATGCGTATTGTTGCTGAGCCGAGTGCAGCTGCAGTAGCATACGGCCTTGAGAAGAAGATGGCAGGTAGTAGTACAGAAGGCGGAAAAAACGTGATAATCTTTGATCTTGGTGGTAGTAATTGTAGCGTCTCACTTGTCGTAATTGAAGAGGGTATTTTTGAAGTAAGGGCTACAACTGGTGCTACTCACCTCGGAGGAGAGGATTTTGTCAATCGGATGGTGAGTTATTTTGTTAAGGATTTCATGAGGATGTATAGAAAGGACATAAGTGGTAATGCTAAATCTGTTAGAAGATTGAGAAATGCTTGTGAAAGGGCAAAGAGGACACTCTCTTCTGCTGCAATGACTACCATTGAACTTGAGTATCTGTATGATGGTGCCGATTTCTCTTCAAATATTACCCGTGACAGATTCGAAGACTTAAATATGGACCTATTTAACGGTTGTTTAGAGTTGGTCGAGAAGTGTTTGACAGAAGCCAGTATAGATAAGAGAAACATTGATGATGTGGTCCTTGTTGGTGGATCAACTCGAATTCCAAAAGTGCAGCAGCTATTGAAACACTTTTTCAATGGGAAAGAGCTCTGCTTGAGTATGAATCCTGATGAGGCTGTTGCAAATGGTGCAGCTGTGCTGGCTGCAATCCTGAGTGGTGAAGGAAACGACACGGTTCAGGACCTAATGCTGTTGGATGTCACTTCTCTATCCCTTGGGATTGGAACTAGTGGCGAAACAATGTCTGTCATGATCCCAAAGAATACAACTATCCCCACTAAGAGGGAGCAAATTTTCTCAACCTCCATAGATAATCAGCTTGACGTTTTGATCGAAGTCTTTGAGGGTGAAAACAGAAATACCAAGGATAACAACTTGCTGGGAAAATTTGTGCTCTCTGGCATTCCTCCTGCCCCTAGGGGTGTTCCTCAGTTCATCGTATGCTTTGACATTGATGCATATGGGATGTTAAATGTGTCTGCCGAGGATAAGACTACCGGGAAGAAGATCAAGATAAAAGTAACCAATAACGAGGAGAGATTGTCAAAGGAAGAGCTTGAGAAGATGGTAAAAGAAGCTgagaagttcaaagcagaaaattcAGAAAATAAGAAGGCAGCAGAGGGGAGAAATGCTCTGGAGGATTACATCTTTAAGATGAAGAACGTCATGAGTGACGAAAAATTTAGCTCCAAACTTCCATTTGCGAGCAGAAAGAAAGTAGAGAATGCTATGAAGTTGGCAACACAGTGGTTGGATAGGAATCAGACCGCAAAGGTAGAAGAGTTGGAGGGAATAATGAAAGGGCTGAAGGGGTTTGCAATTGCTTGAATGTATACCTTGTTTGAGATAAAGTCCCTTTGGCCGCTGGCCGGTGCAAGAGGTGAAGGCCGGAGACGGTAAAAGCGGATTTCCCAAGTTGTTGTAATTTCTAGATAAAATTGATTTGTTTCTAATATGATTTGATTACATTTTCTTAGTGTTAGGGAGAAGGATGTCCGCTAGGGACTACAGGACGGATAAATTTGGAACTTCAGTTCATGTTCACAATCATAAGTCTGAAAGGAAGCTCGGCAAGAATCAAAGAAAATATGGAAGGGCGTTGTAGATAATAGTCGAATTCAAATTAACATTGAGATTCTCAACTAATCGGTTAATTTATTGATCATTTGGGATTCACAATTATAAGTTTGAAAGGGAGCTCACCCAGAtaagaattaaagaaaatatggAAGGGAATTGAAGACTATAGTCAGAATACAAACACTTAAAACATACTTGAAACATAACATAAATTGAAAAGTGAAAAATACTacttaaaacataatataaattgtatagAAGAAAAAGGCAAGATGATAAAgttgaaaaattcatttaattttagtttatggaaTAAAATTAGTAAACAAAAGAAGCAGCATGCTGTTTTAATATTCTTAAACCTATCACACTAATGCTTCTGTCAAATCGACATATGCACGCTGCTCACGCCAGGGAGAAGGGCGAAGGCATACATGAACCTCATGTTCTTCTGGTCCAACACGATGTTTGGGAACCTCGATCTCAAGCATTGTACCTGTCTCATCCCCATAAGCTTCAAGTTTTGCATCTTCTGGAATGCGTGCTGGAAGGGTAATTTCCCTAACAAATTCCCCTGGTGGGCAGTGTTCCGGTGTCGGATCTGTTAACTTGAATGTTCTATCTTGCCTTTTAATGATTGGCATACACCCAGTGCTCACACAAGATATCTTCACAATTCCATGCGAGGGAGTGTTTCGCCAAGTGACTTTCACCCGCTGCAAATCAGCACAAGGTAAGCTGACAATAATCAAAAAACCCTTATCATCCTCATAAATTGTTTTCGCAGCTGTTACTGGCCCGTATGTGCTCCTCATTACCCCAGTAAATTCATTAACCCAGTGTGGCTCAATGGAGTGTGCGTCCACAACCCCATCTGAATGTGAACTGTTATTAGCCAACGTACAATCATAATCATTTTCGGGTGCAAAATAATTTTTCGGCCGTTTGTTACAATTAGCCAGAAGGTCCATCCCTTCACCATTTACATGGTTTGGTTGCTGAGTTGATAATTTCAAACCACACCCGTTAAGCAATCGTTTTGGTTGCTGATTAACATTGTTCTTTAATGGAGGCAGTCGCTCAATCTCAAGTTCTGTGACAGGAAGTGTCCTCCATGAGCTGAAATCACTAGCCTCAAGAGGAATTGAGAAATTCAAATCTCTTCCAGTAAGCTCCATCCACTTCTTGCATTCTCCCTCGTCTAGGCCAGCAAAATTGGGTGAAGGAACAACTTCTATTCCATGAACACATTGGGGATTAGACAGACCCCTATAGTGTTTCCTCTGCATTCTATGAGATCGAACAAACCCCTTATCAGCACTGAATGGAAATGGACGTTCTCCTTGGCGTGAATGACCATTCATGTAACTCCTTAGCTGCATTTTGCCTAATGCGTTATCAGGCCTATCCTTGAAAACCCACATATACATATTCTCCATATCATGCTGAACCAAAAAGACATCCAGCTTCAAATCAGTTTTATCATACCCGGAAACTCCATTAGTGTCCCGCACAGCAATCTTAGACTTAGACTTCTCATTTAAAGCTGgcttaaagtaaaaattaaagaaaaaccaAGCACCCCACACACTGTCAAGCCGTTTAGCACACTTCTTTCCAACTTTAGTCAAATTAATATGTGTCTCCGCCTCATAATGCTGAGGAGCATGGCTAACATCTAAGATATCACAAGCATCATTCCAAGAAGGCGGCGGCGGACTCGGTTCCGCTGACAAAGGGAGATTAATATCTGGAGGACTCGAGACATTAATTGCACGATTCAATTCTCTCTCAATTTCCTCATGAGACGACAAACTCGAATCCATGGACAACAAAGTACACAAATGACTATCCATAGATAATGTAGTAATTACAGCTCCCCCCATCTTTTCTTTCGTTGGCATAATTGTCGCTACTTCGGTGGAATCAATAGTCCCACCACAGTCAACACTCAAAAGCATGAGCACCTCACACACATATTCACCCTCTAATTCTAACCAATCAAGAAACTTCCAAAGACGACCCTAATCAATTGACAACATACCGAAACACCATAACCACCTCAAAGCCATTCTAAACTAAACCCTAAGAGAGAGAAAAACCAAAAAACAAACCAACCAATTCAGAGAAAACCCATCAAACCCCAAAACCTATAAAACCAATCAAACCCCttaaaaaccaaaaaaacaccaagaactgattAGATTGAACTAAAATATAGAATTATTCTAAGCAATCAATCAATCCACAGCATACCCAAAATCCCAAAAACACTTCATAGCCATTCTAACCCAATCTAAGCTCAAACCCAACAGATCAAATCAATAAAAACTAGCCTAAACCCAATAAAGATCCAATCTTTAAGATTCAAACAACCCAATAAAGATCCAATCTTTAACACTCAAGATATCAAACTAACCTATAAAACACACAGATTTCAAAGATTTCTTAAATTAGCAACAGGGCGTCCAATCTTTATCTTTAGCAAAAGTAAGATAAAGAGAAGAAATCAAAGAAAGAATAGAACGGTACCTTTGAAGACAACGCATTGATCCACAAAATGAGGGAGATTGAGAGAGATGATTGAAAGAGAAACaaagagagaggagagaaagAGGAGAAGATGGGGTTAACGGAGTTAGTTTATAGAGAGATGGAGTTGGGACCTGCACCAGTTAGAACCGGTGAGGAAGATAACGGAGGGGCGTTAAAATAGACGGTGGGAATGATGAGATAGAGAAATgtaattattactattatatgCATGTATGTTAATGTTGTTGAGATAAGAGAAGTGTCAAACTAGGCGTCTGTCTGAGTGTGTGATTGGTTGTATAATGTATGCAAGACTTTTGTGTAATGTAGGTAACCCTAAACGGGAGTTATGTTGTGTATACGTATACAAGGTTATCTCTATTATGTTGTGTGGCTTTCACTTTTGCCGACTGTGGTAAGGTTAGTTGTGATGATAAGTCATGTATACGATTTATTGCAAATACAAGTAGTGCGATTTCgtttttttttacaaagataagaagatttcattaacttgaatataatacagCTGGAATAAACCCTCAACTCTTGATAGTATAATggatcaaaatttattaatatcgtaaaagaataatattatatatcaaattagatataaaatttgttatagAATAAGATGACGTGACATTGATAATGTGATATTTCCGAATGACTTAATCAGAATATTCAAATATACATGAACATATCATTTaagttataattaataaaaatataatatgtgtcATTTTgtacatgtttttttaatttaatttaatatttttaacattttctattataaaatattgaaatttgatATTATGTGTCACTAAGCGATATTTTGTGTGTATTCAATATACATGTCATCTTAACTAAATGACGTTGATGATGATAATTAActgaactaaaataaaaaaaaattgattaactAATTatccaataaaataatattgtgaCGAGCAATTTGAAGTGActgtatatgatatataaaatgatatatgtTAACTGCTTCAGCAATATCGAGGTTGCGTGAGACATAATCAGCCTCTTATTAATAGATATGAGAAGTGTGgaaaatataaatgaatgaTGTTAGATAAGGGAGAAGGATATTAGTAAAGTCTATATCTATAACTTATATGACGGTAATTTTGATAATATTCATGATTGGAATCAAGAGTCTCGATGATTTTTTTTGCCGAAATGTGCTAGTTGTGTGTTATTTTAGACGGAGATTAGACTTTTGAGTTGTCTCCTTGTGATCTTATGATCTCTACTCATGATTTCCTCATTTGCTTATATACGCATATAGGGACGGATCTAGGGATTTTAGTCaagtggggggggggggggggaatcACTTTTTAGAGACAAAACGAGACAAATTTTCATTTAACCAAAATGGTTTGAGTTGATTGAtgagttaaaatataaatttatgataagaaatatacaaaatatgaaCAGAAATACTGATATTAGCCCAGCCTTATGGGACTGCTGAGAGCATGAGACAAGTAAATATTAGAACAGAAGGGGTTGAGACACGAGAGATATTAGCCCAGCCTTATGGAGCTGTTGAGAGCCTGAGACAAGCAAATAAGATATTAGCCCAGCCGAAATTCAGATCGAACCGAAATTCTAATATTTTCCGGACCGTACCGGACCGAAATTCTATTATGAACCGAAACGAAATAATTCGGTACGGTCCGGCCAAAAGAActgaaaactaaaataaaaattacattataaataaatttaaattttatgaattattttaaaaaataatatttatttatcaccAACACTTcataaaaaatagatttaattaaatttacaaattacatattattattatagtatataagatatatataaaatataaatatatattatatattgtttgg is a window from the Daucus carota subsp. sativus chromosome 8, DH1 v3.0, whole genome shotgun sequence genome containing:
- the LOC108197161 gene encoding heat shock 70 kDa protein 18 isoform X1, which translates into the protein MSNIECRREGPAVGIDLGTMYSCVGVWQGSHVEIIANDHGSRTTPSCVAFSDTEILIGDAARNQGGMNPDNTVFSVKRLIGRKFSDLSVQNDMKFWPFKVISNHGGKPMVLVTYKGQEKRFYAEELSSMILIKMKEIVEKCLGSTVRNAVITVPAYFNDSQRNAIIDAGVISGINVIRVISEPSAAAITYGLEKRKADSSTGGEKNVLVFDLGGSNCNVSLVVIEEGIFEVRATTGASHLGGEDFVHRMVNHFIREIMRKNKKDITGNAKSIRRLKNACERAKRTLSSAAMTSIELEFLYDGVSFSENISRDKFEELNMDLFKSCLELVEKCLRGGNIDKRNIHDVVLVGGSTRIPKVQQLLKNFFNGKELCMSLNPDEAVANGAAVLAAILSGEGHEAVQDLMLLDVTPLSLGIGTSGETMSVLIPKNTTIPTKREQIFSTSIDNQLDVLIEVFEGENPNTKDNNLLGKFVLSGISPAPKGVPQFTVCFDIDAYGRLNVSAEDKTTGKKIKIKVTNNEERLSKEELEKMVKEAEKYRAEAKVNKKATEKRMAGKGGPAIGLDLGTMYSCVGVWEGNHVEIIANDHGSRITPSCVAFSDTEVLIGDAAYSQGGMNPNNTVFSVKRLIGRKFSDSKVLGDITFWPFKVISGPREKPVILVTYKGQQKQFHVEEISSMILMKMKEIAENYLGSVVRDAVITVPAYFNDSQRNATVDAGVIAGLNVMRIVAEPSAAAVAYGLEKKMAGSSTEGGKNVIIFDLGGSNCSVSLVVIEEGIFEVRATTGATHLGGEDFVNRMVSYFVKDFMRMYRKDISGNAKSVRRLRNACERAKRTLSSAAMTTIELEYLYDGADFSSNITRDRFEDLNMDLFNGCLELVEKCLTEASIDKRNIDDVVLVGGSTRIPKVQQLLKHFFNGKELCLSMNPDEAVANGAAVLAAILSGEGNDTVQDLMLLDVTSLSLGIGTSGETMSVMIPKNTTIPTKREQIFSTSIDNQLDVLIEVFEGENRNTKDNNLLGKFVLSGIPPAPRGVPQFIVCFDIDAYGMLNVSAEDKTTGKKIKIKVTNNEERLSKEELEKMVKEAEKFKAENSENKKAAEGRNALEDYIFKMKNVMSDEKFSSKLPFASRKKVENAMKLATQWLDRNQTAKVEELEGIMKGLKGFAIA
- the LOC108197161 gene encoding heat shock 70 kDa protein 18 isoform X2, encoding MSNIECREGPAVGIDLGTMYSCVGVWQGSHVEIIANDHGSRTTPSCVAFSDTEILIGDAARNQGGMNPDNTVFSVKRLIGRKFSDLSVQNDMKFWPFKVISNHGGKPMVLVTYKGQEKRFYAEELSSMILIKMKEIVEKCLGSTVRNAVITVPAYFNDSQRNAIIDAGVISGINVIRVISEPSAAAITYGLEKRKADSSTGGEKNVLVFDLGGSNCNVSLVVIEEGIFEVRATTGASHLGGEDFVHRMVNHFIREIMRKNKKDITGNAKSIRRLKNACERAKRTLSSAAMTSIELEFLYDGVSFSENISRDKFEELNMDLFKSCLELVEKCLRGGNIDKRNIHDVVLVGGSTRIPKVQQLLKNFFNGKELCMSLNPDEAVANGAAVLAAILSGEGHEAVQDLMLLDVTPLSLGIGTSGETMSVLIPKNTTIPTKREQIFSTSIDNQLDVLIEVFEGENPNTKDNNLLGKFVLSGISPAPKGVPQFTVCFDIDAYGRLNVSAEDKTTGKKIKIKVTNNEERLSKEELEKMVKEAEKYRAEAKVNKKATEKRMAGKGGPAIGLDLGTMYSCVGVWEGNHVEIIANDHGSRITPSCVAFSDTEVLIGDAAYSQGGMNPNNTVFSVKRLIGRKFSDSKVLGDITFWPFKVISGPREKPVILVTYKGQQKQFHVEEISSMILMKMKEIAENYLGSVVRDAVITVPAYFNDSQRNATVDAGVIAGLNVMRIVAEPSAAAVAYGLEKKMAGSSTEGGKNVIIFDLGGSNCSVSLVVIEEGIFEVRATTGATHLGGEDFVNRMVSYFVKDFMRMYRKDISGNAKSVRRLRNACERAKRTLSSAAMTTIELEYLYDGADFSSNITRDRFEDLNMDLFNGCLELVEKCLTEASIDKRNIDDVVLVGGSTRIPKVQQLLKHFFNGKELCLSMNPDEAVANGAAVLAAILSGEGNDTVQDLMLLDVTSLSLGIGTSGETMSVMIPKNTTIPTKREQIFSTSIDNQLDVLIEVFEGENRNTKDNNLLGKFVLSGIPPAPRGVPQFIVCFDIDAYGMLNVSAEDKTTGKKIKIKVTNNEERLSKEELEKMVKEAEKFKAENSENKKAAEGRNALEDYIFKMKNVMSDEKFSSKLPFASRKKVENAMKLATQWLDRNQTAKVEELEGIMKGLKGFAIA
- the LOC108199607 gene encoding uncharacterized protein LOC108199607: MLLSVDCGGTIDSTEVATIMPTKEKMGGAVITTLSMDSHLCTLLSMDSSLSSHEEIERELNRAINVSSPPDINLPLSAEPSPPPPSWNDACDILDVSHAPQHYEAETHINLTKVGKKCAKRLDSVWGAWFFFNFYFKPALNEKSKSKIAVRDTNGVSGYDKTDLKLDVFLVQHDMENMYMWVFKDRPDNALGKMQLRSYMNGHSRQGERPFPFSADKGFVRSHRMQRKHYRGLSNPQCVHGIEVVPSPNFAGLDEGECKKWMELTGRDLNFSIPLEASDFSSWRTLPVTELEIERLPPLKNNVNQQPKRLLNGCGLKLSTQQPNHVNGEGMDLLANCNKRPKNYFAPENDYDCTLANNSSHSDGVVDAHSIEPHWVNEFTGVMRSTYGPVTAAKTIYEDDKGFLIIVSLPCADLQRVKVTWRNTPSHGIVKISCVSTGCMPIIKRQDRTFKLTDPTPEHCPPGEFVREITLPARIPEDAKLEAYGDETGTMLEIEVPKHRVGPEEHEVHVCLRPSPWREQRAYVDLTEALV